CGTCATCTCCGGGGTGAAGCTGAGAGGTGGCCGGAATTCCACATACACCTTCACCGTACGGGGCCAGCTGGCCCACCGCGGTAAGGCCAAATAGCCGTTGTGGATGATCACCGGGTGCACCGGTACTTTCATGACCCGGAACAGTTTTCCGGTAGAGGCCACCGTAGGCAGGGTTATGCCATCCCAGTTGCTCTCCCCCTCCGGCATGACCACGATCATCCTTTTGTCCTTCACCAGGCGCATGACTTCCCGCACCGGTGTGGTCTGAGGCTGAAACTTGCGGGTGGCCACCACACCCAGCTGTTTTAACAGATAGGCCATGAACCCCTGGCGTAGAAATTCATCGGTTACGATCCCGGATAGAGGCTCGCGCTTGATGAAGTAGTTGATCAGGAAGGAGTCATACGTGCCGCTGTGATTGGCGATGATAAAGCAGGGGCCGGAGGCAGGCAGGTGTTCGCGCCCGAGCAATACCGGTCGATGGAGGATACGGATCACGGTCCCGAAGACCAGGCGCATGAAGCGGTAGGCCCAGGGATTGTAGGTGCGTTTTTGCCGCGGACGCATCGGTTTTGTTTTCAGGGACACGTGTGAATTAAGTGCAGTCTATTATCGATCTTAATAACTCGTTGATTTCCCATTATTTCAACATAAGAAAGGCTGTACCTGGTTCCAAGAGCTTCTTTTTTGGAGTCTTGGAGTGAGTGGTTTATGGATGGTAGCAGGTACATCCATTTCGTTCATACCAGTGCTTTAATCAGCCAGATCCCGATGACGATTACGGCTGTTGACTTCAGGGTTTTGCTGACCACGTTGCCGATGACGGTACCGAAAGCCGCTCTGACAGCCTCGGCATCAGTCTTGCCGGAGAATTTTTCACTGATGTAGGCGCCAAGATAAGAACCGGCAAATAGACCAACCAGTGCGCCAAAAGGTATCAATATGCCCACGCCGATGATCGTCCCGGCGATTCCGCCCAGAATAGCGAAGACCACCGAACGCCGGTTTGCTCCGTAGAGCCTGGCGGCCAGCCCACCCATAAAAAACTCTATCACCTCAAGGATGATTGCCAGCGCAAAAAAGAATAGAAGGTGATATACGGTAATGGAGGCAAAATTGGTGGCCAATCCACAGATAAGTGCAAAAATGGACATCAGGAATGTTCCGGGAATTCCAACCCAGGTGACGAGGGCCATCACGATGGTCAGGAGGCTGATGCCGATAATTATCAATATATCCATTGACTTGCGAAGTCAGTTCTGCTCGATATGGGGCAGCTTACGGGTGGAAGGCACGGAACGTTTTCAAAGGGATATGGACTATTGGTATGAAAACTAAGCGCCGTATCTCTTGATTCCAAGTTTCTTCCGCCAGCTCAATGCGATGGGGAAGTGGATGAGCAACACCTGCCTGAGCAGAATATTATACGATACTGCGGCATTCACAGGGAAAGGTTCCATCCCACAAGTCCGGAGCCTAACTTTAATCGTTTTCAACATCCGGCAAAGGGGAAAGCCATGCAGGCCATCATTTTTCTTGCTTCGGTGATAGTATGCTTCCTTGCTGCCCCACAGGAAGCCGAAAAGAAATCTGCCGAGAGACCAACCGAACCTCCGATGCTGCTGGGCGTTGTAGATCGAGCCGAGCTAGGTAAAGAACCCTATAGTAAGTGGTTTGTCAGTGAGTATGAAGCCTACGATTTAGACCGGGCTGTGCTCGACTCATTGAAGGGATTACTTGCGGATATAGATATCGAGATCTTTATGGGCACCTGGTGCAGTGATAGCCGCAGGGAAGTCCCCCGGTTCTACAAGATCCTGGATTCCCTGGGGTTCTCGGATCAGCGGGTCAGGCTGGTTGGGCTGGATCGAGGTAAGGTGAGCCCGGGCCACGAAGAAAAGGGTATGAATATTCACCATGTCCCCACATTCATATTTTATCTCGATCAGGTGGAGATCGGCAGGATCATTGAGACGCCCGTTCAAAGTCTGGAGCAGGATATGAAAGCCATAATAACGGGCGCACCATATATTCCCAATTATTACGAGCTGGAGTAAGACCCGGGCTCTTCGCCATTTTTTCCGATCTCCCACGACCTGGGCTAGGCCCCTTTTTCCGGGCGAGAAAAAGCCCGAACCCTATAGGAGGATCCGGGCGAGAATCAAGCTCCTATCCTGGCGAATTACTGCTGTAGTTTTTTGCGAACCACCTTTCTTTTCTTCACCTGGGCATCCTCCGGATTGTTTTCGTCCACCAGTTTAATTCTCACTGGTTCCTTAACGGCGGTGGTGTCGTCGATCGTGGCCTTGATTTCGATCCGCTCTTTACCCTCATCCTCACTGCGGCTGTAAGTCACGTCGGCATCCAATCCCCAGCTCTCCAGTTCCTCGCGGATAGCCTGCTCAACCTGTGCTTCGGTAAGGTCGGTGATATTGATTTCCACGTCGAAAGTTTTGTGCAGCAGTCCGGTCAGCAGGTTGCCCCGGAACTCATGGTCGATCGGTTCAACCGTTACTAACTGCACGCCTTCGAGGGCTTTAACCTGTCGGGAGAGGGCCTGGTGATCAATTGTGCTCTCGGAGAAGGTAAATAGCATCTCGCTCCGCTCGGCGCCATCGCTAAGCTGGTCGATGGTGACTTCCACATTGGAAAGTGCCTCCCCTGCCTGGGACTTCACTTTTTCCACGATTGTTTGAGGATTACCTTCGGCGGACACTCTCATGGAGTAGCCTATGGTCTTTGAATACTCGGTTGGGACGTTGCAAGCCCCGATGAGCAGCAGGGCGGCGGCGTAGGCTGCGAGGGCGGGCCGGGATAAGAGAACTCTAACCGGCATCGCGAGATTCCCTAACTGTGTCCGAGGCCGGTGCTGGTGAGCCTCGCTGGCAGCTGCCAGCTGGTGGGCCATTTCTTGGAAGGATCGCGAGGGTTTGGCCTGCCGCAGGGACTCGAACGGATCATCTTCCCTGCTAATTCCGGGATCGGGAAAAGTCTGTTGCGACTTCATCGTACATCTCCAGCATGGTTCTTGGTTTAGTGGATTCGCGCAAGCCTGCTATCAGCCACTGCTTCAGTTCTCGTTTGGTTCGAGCCAGGCGGGATTTCACCGCCGATTCACTCTCCAGGTAGAAAGCGGCAATTTCCGTTATAGCGAAGCCGCCAATCTCGAAGAGAAGGATCGTCTCCCGCTTCTTCCGGGGCAGGTGATCCAGGGCGTGAAGCAGCTGATACAATTCCTCTG
The genomic region above belongs to Candidatus Neomarinimicrobiota bacterium and contains:
- a CDS encoding DUF456 domain-containing protein — translated: MDILIIIGISLLTIVMALVTWVGIPGTFLMSIFALICGLATNFASITVYHLLFFFALAIILEVIEFFMGGLAARLYGANRRSVVFAILGGIAGTIIGVGILIPFGALVGLFAGSYLGAYISEKFSGKTDAEAVRAAFGTVIGNVVSKTLKSTAVIVIGIWLIKALV
- a CDS encoding thiol reductase thioredoxin — protein: MQAIIFLASVIVCFLAAPQEAEKKSAERPTEPPMLLGVVDRAELGKEPYSKWFVSEYEAYDLDRAVLDSLKGLLADIDIEIFMGTWCSDSRREVPRFYKILDSLGFSDQRVRLVGLDRGKVSPGHEEKGMNIHHVPTFIFYLDQVEIGRIIETPVQSLEQDMKAIITGAPYIPNYYELE
- a CDS encoding lysophospholipid acyltransferase family protein → MRPRQKRTYNPWAYRFMRLVFGTVIRILHRPVLLGREHLPASGPCFIIANHSGTYDSFLINYFIKREPLSGIVTDEFLRQGFMAYLLKQLGVVATRKFQPQTTPVREVMRLVKDKRMIVVMPEGESNWDGITLPTVASTGKLFRVMKVPVHPVIIHNGYLALPRWASWPRTVKVYVEFRPPLSFTPEMTDTEVAQAVDCAIRWDPATDNPGYRPQRVLSFRPAQKITRLIFRCPNCGASDGLEEIRWRYLACQRCGEKWRVKGDATLVNTRTGEHRNSTEVFR